In a single window of the Chelonia mydas isolate rCheMyd1 chromosome 8, rCheMyd1.pri.v2, whole genome shotgun sequence genome:
- the BCAR3 gene encoding breast cancer anti-estrogen resistance protein 3 isoform X2, producing MPKDCNVFQTLITALCCFYHRKSIIGVKFSKERQVMDNTPEKLKKELEEELQLSSEDLRSHAWYHGRIPRQVAESLVQRDGDFLIRDSLSSPGNFVLTCQWKNISQHFKINRTVLRLNEAYCRVQYQFELESFDSIPGLVRCYVGNRRPISKQSGAIIFQPINRTVPLRCLEEKYGVSPVRQRECNITEGKTETAIRLSICGVQSEEHSLTRGNFLRNKEKSGSQPASLDHVQEKRFSLKAHQSESYLPIGSRHPSQLPEVDTSPCSNFPAFRTGSEPTLSPTVVQRIASESPVGEALRGSDSQLCPKPPPKPNKVPLLGQPQSPLAWHSSEAHYCELNPATSIDCGATQQPLSQKSSYVEHLIAKENGLLSFRNSETSYLIHEDDALQSSMDPLAAWTEMAEEGSMFVAPVLETVSSFKPNDFESKLLPPENKPLETPMLKRVKELFTNSNPKIIARHMLRMDCKVARILEVSEEMRRRMGVSSGLELITLPYGHQLRLDIIERHNTMAIGIAVDILGCTGNLEERAATLNRIIQVAMELKDSLGDLYAFSAIMKALEMPQIARLEQTWVTLRHHYTQTAVTYEKQLKPFSKALHEGRESVCAPQNNITVPLLMPSVTLMERQIVIFDGMDLWENTDQSCEIMLKHLATARFIAQNADMYRMTAEKILEGFQPDDEMSEIFKTEFQMRLLWGSKGAQVNQRERYEKFNQILTALSRKLEPPPVKQVEQ from the exons GTGGCAGAAAGCCTAGTTCAGAGAGATGGAGATTTCCTGATTAGGGATTCTCTCTCCAGTCCTGGAAACTTTGTTCTTACCTGTCAGTGGAAAAACATCTCTCAACATTTCAAAATCAACAGAACAGTCCTCAGACTCAATGAAGCCTACTGCCGTGTTCAGTATCAGTTCGAACTTGAAAGTTTCGACAGCATCCCTGGGTTAGTGAGATGTTATGTGGGGAATCGCAGGCCAATATCAAAGCAGAGTGGAGCAATTATTTTTCAGCCTATCAACCGGACCGTGCCACTGAGGTGTCTAGAGGAAAAGTACGGAGTATCTCCAGTTCGACAAAGAGAATGCAATATCACTGAAGGAAAAACAGAGACTGCAATAAGGCTCAGTATATGCGGCGTGCAGTCCGAGGAGCACAGCTTAACCAGAGGAAATTTTTTAAG aaacaaagaaaaaagtggTAGCCAGCCAGCTAGTTTGGATCACGTCCAGGAGAAAAGATTCTCCCTAAAGGCTCACCAGTCAGAAAGCTACCTGCCAATAG GTTCAAGGCATCCATCCCAGTTACCTGAAGTAGATACAAGCCCATGTTCAAATTTCCCTGCATTTAGAACAGGCAGTGAACCTACTCTAAGCCCCACAGTAGTTCAGAGGATCGCTTCCGAGTCGCCAGTAGGAGAAGCTCTTAGAGGATCGGACAGCCAGCTCTGTCCCAAGCCTCCGCCTAAACCCAACAAAGTGCCCTTGCTGGGGCAACCTCAGTCTCCTTTAGCTTGGCACAGTTCAGAGGCACACTACTGTGAATTAAACCCTGCCACTTCCATAGACTGTGGAGCAACACAGCAACCTCTGTCTCAGAAGAGCAGCTATGTGGAGCATCTGATAGCTAAAGAGAATGGATTGCTCTCATTCAGGAACTCTGAAACAAGTTATCTGATCCATGAAGATGATGCCTTACAGAGCTCAATGGATCCATTAGCAGCTTGGACTGAGATGGCTGAAGAAGGCAGCATGTTTGTAGCACCTGTTCTTGAGACAGTATCCAGTTTTAAACCAAATGATTTTGAATCCAAACTTCTTCCTCCTGAAAACAAGCCACTTGAAACACCAATGTTAAAAAGAGTTAAGGAGCTATTCACCAACAGTAATCCAAAGATTATTGCCCGGCATATGCTTAGAATGGACTGCAAg GTTGCTAGGATACTAGAGGTCTCTGAAGAGATGAGGAGGCGGATGGGAGTGAGCTCAGGTCTGGAGCTCATTACATTGCCCTATGGACACCAGTTGCGCTTGGACATAATTGAAAG ACACAACACCATGGCAATCGGAATAGCTGTGGATATTTTGGGCTGCACAGGAAACTTAGAAGAGAGGGCTGCAACATTAAACAGGATCATCCAGGTAGCCATGGAACTGAAGGACTCCCTGGGGGATTTGTATGCATTCTCTGCTATCATGAAAGCACTTGAAATGCCACAG ATCGCAAGGTTGGAACAAACATGGGTGACTTTACGGCACCACTACACCCAAACTGCCGTTACTTACGAAAAGCAGTTGAAGCCGTTCAGCAAAGCTCTGCATGAAGGCAGAG AGTCCGTGTGCGCTCCCCAAAACAACATAACCGTGCCCCTGCTGATGCCCTCGGTTACCTTGATGGAGCGACAGATTGTCATTTTTGATGGGATGGACCTGTGGGAAAACACCGACCAAAGCTGTGAAATAATGCTCAAGCATTTAGCCACAGCCCGTTTTATAGCACAAAATGCTGACATGTACCGAATGACTGCGGAAAAGATACTGGAAG GTTTTCAGCCAGATGATGAGATGAGTGAAATCTTCAAGACAGAATTTCAAATGAGATTGTTATGGGGCAGCAAAGGAGCACAAGTTAATCAGAGAGAGAGATACGAGAAATTCAACCAGATTTTAACTGCACTCTCCCGAAAATTAGAACCTCCTCCAGTGAAACAGGTAGAGCAATGA